One genomic segment of Plasmodium cynomolgi strain B DNA, chromosome 14, whole genome shotgun sequence includes these proteins:
- a CDS encoding DHHC zinc finger domain containing protein (putative), with protein MDFLIAYLLILYICYHKNDVYVIYESNNIFLCHGNVITGPNILHLIFTYTIIIITVFPIYIIVYSHVESFLLLSLAILSITAFFILVLFFLTTTAFCDPGIIPKKSYVDLDLPKGRTAFTTVKLNGTIIKSYWCVHCNHFKEPRSKHCYMCNNCVTKFDHHCVWLGNCIGARNYRRFIFFILNLSILSTIICFTFIGIFICLCMKEYQNITLGSIFYITFEYPHIALYIIYTIPSSLLLINLFFYHLKMILSNRTTYEDIQGLYEEDNPFDEGKFLNLKKFLLTPVSKK; from the exons ATGGATTTCCTGATTGCATATCTGTTAATCCTATACATATGTTATCATAAAAACGATGTATACGTGA TTTACGAAAGCAACAACATTTTTCTGTGTCATGGAAATGTCATAACAGGGCCAAATATCCTTCACCTCATTTTTACCTACACGATCATAATCATCACGGTTTTCCCTATCTACATAATTGT CTATTCCCACGTAGAGTCCTTCCTATTGTTGAGCCTTGCGATACTTTCAATAACGGCCTTCTTTattttagttttatttttcctaacGACGACGGCATTCTGCGACCCTGGAAT AATTCCAAAAAAGAGTTATGTCGATTTAGATTTACCCAAGGGAAGAA CTGCTTTCACAACTGTAAAGCTAAATGGCACTATTATAAAGAGCTACTGGTGTG TGCACTGCAACCATTTTAAAGAGCCAAGGAGCAAGCATTGCTACATGTGTAATAACTGTGTCACCAAGTTTGATCACCACTGCGTATG GTTGGGAAACTGTATTGGGGCGCGAAACTACAggagatttatttttttcattttgaatttGTCAATCCTTTCAACAATAATATGTTTTACCTTTATTGGAATTTTTATT TGCCTCTGCATGAAGGAATACCAAAACATAACCTTAGGGtctattttttacataaccTTTGAATATCCGCATAT TGCGCTGTATATCATTTACACCATCCCGTCCTCCCTGCTgctaattaatttatttttttaccatttgaaGATGATACTCTCTAATAGAACGACGTATGAGGACATTCAGGGTTTATACGAGGAGGACAACCCCTTCGATGAGG GGAAATTCCTAAACTTGAAAAAGTTTCTCCTCACGCCCGTTAGCAAGAAGTAA
- a CDS encoding hypothetical protein (putative) — translation MGKGSNACKRNQARERKNVEVKAGKSQLKANKDALNVICKVCYTVFMQTQSIAQLAEHAQNKHNKDVKECFPDKF, via the exons atgggaaaaggaagcaacGCTTGT AAAAGGAACCAAGCaagggagaggaagaatGTGGAAGTGAAAGCAGGAAAGTCTCAGCTGAAAGCGAACAAAGACGCTCTTAACGTGATTTGCAAA GTGTGTTATACTGTATTTATGCAGACACAGAGCATTGCACAGCTAGCCGAACATGCCCAGAATAAACACAATAAGGATGTAAAGGAGTGCTTTCctgataaattttaa
- a CDS encoding 3',5'-cyclic-nucleotide phosphodiesterase produces the protein MIIIGMIMLILCFFIWLLFSWSFKSSAWEKDSYIIMLFHLLMIINTIILLFFIIVGLTELSKYAEVISYVLFGIMVGIWGLWNIATSLTLNDNLTSKVIPSLSSAVETIYALTYIYGLLPLVIMDVFFPSRTKYNWFMHLLFIVLNSTSIILVGARNPEFVPSVFVVFRVIAYTTLCLFLYIGCYTSELQIRYVFYNLLITGYKLDKLESAMNKNNSRNNKKISTGIEDLVLMIKECTKVILELENETEINFNVHSKTSYCTNILEQCLSTLTKTDNLYNVDYDVFDKFENKKFIEAYVSKSKSNFLGDQDEGVDFKLHKSFSTNDFICVDKVDIDKKEIKKFLKEIDIPQVTNMIQLIDNKSLSEWDFNCLNYFENSKYPFFDINLSLMFTIEHDIPMNSIINFLSFVEKQYNNVPYHNTIHATMVTQKFFCLSKKLGIYDHMEYKIKLVMFISGICHDVGHPGYNNLFFVNSLHPLSIIYNDISVLENYHASITFKILQLNQCNILKSFSEKDFRLIRSYIIELILSTDMKYHFEIISKFRIRRENGDFDYVKNNDDLLVLIKMIIKSADISHGSVKWNEHYKWCQRVLCEFYSQGDEELKNKMPLSPLCDRTKHNEVCQSQITFLKFVVMPLFEELTYIDDIKFVK, from the exons ATGATCATAATTGGGATGATCATGTtaattttgtgctttttcaTTTGGCTACTCTTTTCATGGTCCTTCAAATCAAGTGCTTGGGAAAAGGACAGTTATATTATCATGCTATTTCATTTGCTGATGATTATAAATACCatcattttgctattttttataattgttGGCTTAACCGAATTGAGCAAATACGCAGAGGTCATATCTTACGTCCTTTTTGGCATTATGGTGGGAATATGGGGCTTATGGAACATAGCAACAAGTCTAACTTTAAATGATAACCTCACTTCGAAAGTGATACCTTCCTTATCTTCTGCCGTTGAAACGATATATGCCCTGACCTACATTTATGGCTTGCTTCCGCTTGTCATTATGGatgtatttttcccctccag GACGAAATACAACTGGTTCATGCACCTGCTATTTATCGTTCTAAATTCCACTAGCATAATATTGGTTGGAGCGAGGAACCCTGAATTCGTGCCTTCCGTCTTTGT GGTCTTCCGCGTTATCGCGTACACAACACTGTGCTTGTTTCTGTACATTGGCTGCTACACGTCGGAGCTGCAAATACGTTACGTGTTCTACAACTTATTG ATAACCGGCTACAAACTGGACAAGCTAGAATCGGCCATGAACAAGAACAACAgcagaaataataaaaaaatttcaaccgGTATTGAAGATTTGGTTCTGATGATAAAGGAG TGCACGAAAGTGATCCTAGAGTTGGAGAATGAAACggaaataaatttcaatGTGCATAGCAAGACCTCGTACTGCACAAATATCCTGGAGCAATGTTTGTCTACTCTGACCAAAACGGATAACTTGTACAATGTGGACTATGACGTTTTCGATAAGTTCGAG AACAAAAAGTTCATAGAGGCATACGTGAGCAAAAGCAAGAGCAACTTCCTCGGGGACCAGGATGAAGGGGTGGACTTCAAACTGCACAAGTCCTTTTCCACCAACGATTTTATATGCGTCGATAAAGTAGATATAGACAagaaggagataaaaaagtttCTAAAAGAAATAGACATCCCTCAAGTTACCAATATGATTCAACTGATTGATAATAAATCGCTTTCCGAGTGGGACTTCAACtgtttgaattattttgagAATTCCAAGTACCCCTTTTTCGACATCAATCTGTCCTTGATGTTCACCATCGAGCATGACATTCCGATGAACTCGATCATAAACTTTTTGTCATTCGTGGAGAAGCAGTACAACAACGTGCCCTACCACAACACCATTCACGCGACCATG GTGACGCAGAAGTTTTTCTGTTTAAGCAAAAAGTTGGGAATTTACGACCACATGGAGTACAAGATAAAGCTGGTGATGTTCATCTCCGGCATCTGTCATGACGTGGGCCATCCCGGCTACAACAACTTATTCTTCGTGAATAGTCTCCACCCCTTGAGCATTATTTATAATGACATTAGTGTGTTGGAAAATTACCACGCGTCTATAACATTCAAGATTCTTCAGCTAAACCAGtgcaacattttaaaatcttTCTCGGAGAAG GACTTCCGACTGATACGGTCTTATATCATCGAGCTCATTTTAAGCACCGACATGAAGTATCActttgaaataatttccaaATTTCGCATAAGACGAGAAAATGGAGATTTCGATTACGTAAAGAACAACGACGATTTGTTGGtgctaataaaaatgattataAAAAGCGCAGACATATCGCATGGGTCTGTCAAGTGGAACGAACATTATAAGTGGTGCCAACGAGTGTTATGTGAGTTCTATTCCCAGGGCgatgaagaattaaaaaataaaatgcccCTATCCCCGTTATGTGACAGAACCAAGCACAATGAAGTTTGCCAATCTCAAATTACGTTTCTCAAGTTTGTCGTCATGCCTCTGTTCGAGGAACTGACCTACATAGATGACATCAAATTTGTGAAGTAA
- a CDS encoding hypothetical protein (putative) gives KKKKYMCLSLLLKYFKESMCEKNVLEYLFYCFFQNDDFFMFSLYELIKQCIKHIFVHAKDKHLLYYIFLKNILITDNFCMKTFYIKKFIELFYKHDSNYVYFVLNKEYSDLRKYFDMPLEEEQEGRCIQADRTKPGPNNVNSFISVSSVNSVKSSKEMTSRRYFLFLMKQLLEKKDVDEIAYNCVVDQMEDNIFLNYKIVKPGANVLEKNAPNMKGKTLEKKFLIYNFHSLENIAFLELYTLCTLRKYESIEVVNYKGDYFYQLRKNVLLNVKILNNFFYFSNDELVLSILSFICENKYLNLCDLYLFRTFLITSITNISRTSRDAYRKYILLFFEKFFIYYQRMVEMDKRRGYNIEPGKEKKIHGEDILHMERNCQVGGAHLEGDINIGATHVDKHSFEVQKVLSFLYGNVDVLREDPFCDSQKYVYSTCIFHSADEKKVDHRKGIFLYNYYLMNIFFILFKNTNKDMGIEATVYCSDILNTVVDYCAHFENLNFFFFLFNAKTTWKEFYLISKEIFFKTVNIILLKRESFACLNNAFIPLVKSHRQVDHSFYAFLLRLCFISLNHRREVNKREDGMVTHLLTPTSSDNHEVYERVNNMRRYPNRDGAPPCDFFSCLIKWSNIEHIKEDNRYLINYVNYLFGDSGDRVQNGENGENCENRESGATINIPLYIFESFINKLKRENIVKLTKHEDVENCEMYKLAYYINEFILYLKDNMDFSKDIEREAFRKHFCEISLCSSNTYLNFEQYKLFRVPSEEVESSDGCHLILLKVYICNVLHHFISYLNFLFLNESKSFFFDCRGHLIFEDESEKEATSIVIWLSIKYICILFTSIVDFSFKFNITTSEGSDNRGRHHQSALENCDSKCESTRDANYGSGKKNISLFFFHSTEIHLIIQNLLCLLLHSKHIACQQYLSDCLLDVCRIIVMRSGESMQTIPLFYVYIILLIFKKEGGESKCTGESKCSGEDGKQVDKAPEGRGHMASDEPVSNENPEDAEPNFEFLTGIISRLNKMLTAKEENNVDVSDILSAHFLKGKFTPPKWEPHDHPVVQNATQRGSGEPKCATTPHANHNFKLNDKLNMLIWDDQRINTNFLRKSSNMCLALSSLAKSYKAKEQYIIYNFVIKIIINYLLNGNNKYKKVICVNIIKHIYTIIDNKTLYEYMNDIYKIALIYYKSKFFCLKSSSTSLYNILTKRLLAKLNYSYHVSSNMYYFCTGSKRRIFKNINLTFFDLLNSVNLLKIFLNVFIKKGKFLNAHDFSKNECKPFFNYSNFYAQFIPILIFLSNIIIFNNDDYFLLRNVKGDLQAAHSAHQFSPHSASPMDTGGQTVEESDSPRDLQEEGENAEWAEAPKGNHPSNDPGGENQTQISNMNIYFLFVKHLKKLLTYGNYFVQVLICRIIVNVYMHIYLKLKKENLIFNFLNKIVINAMEEHNKNCYLLLFIEFVRRKESKTLVEENKKKFRKIFFQFLFLFVRTERYVEVLLILQILNILYSKISISLDQNVVALLFRRLTLYQDDMFISVLVNELLMKITKRVENFVALLDIYASSKNERHIESFLYNWFLHTKKRHKKEFQIREKQLGELSNYSSFKFFSECDKKGVSTPLGDEWLDGTKRSASGDSEGEVHGGDGKTDESVDKSVDESVDESVDERMYIYLYLLLFQIAHTYKDNIKINKYCFSILLTIVNFISIENLFLFERMQQYYMEHVKQNYLDKYIISYSYLICVKYLSIAQKAEGKKSQKERSEPGNRFIEAIYNFIDREKERIASSRNCNSKESLFNYAYFYFLLFLNLLSRLCNKNSVTYTKYFVKAFMNYGIVEYHYDRLEEEEAKMKNLNAGGSDDIGKDVTVPKGGETHSSLDYPTGDDLPNWSTRNGAKKNNKNEMFHVTQFSKNNYPPEGTPQVNTPNYTLPTEEGKTRNEQTTAYTKYKEWYKTDLNQWITQVVKNKVRNQNITFDVVYVKNPLKHLRGHNLFTAFFVALYSCLIFMINDENELIRYKAKIVVLHMMRKNTLNVYRTMKDIICVEFFIYYLSKWHQHLALHVLTFCICQTKSCIRDSFYYNPVKLFDQEKYNLYINNVLLNHLFVFYYLFNISAIYAGGNPRGGITDFYRFVDTLGGQKKDAFVRNVNVENTAPILSKEETSLDGHDLYVLKNSAVWEKVLERLVRKRVFCTECHTLGDKAEGPPSTSCLVSCRKMLVTSYMETFLIFLRMGYIADIKKSLDYYSHLLRSYKNVDLFDSNFVICWSNLFNKIIILLINIFIFFQKSISLYYNSYFYEEINMIKSKTASIYGTFKLVRYEMNPFLLKTMELLLSIMGTAFLKNGNFFSDIYTLLYSLKSSV, from the coding sequence aaaaaaaagaaatatatgtgtttgtcattgttgttaaaatattttaaagagtccatgtgtgaaaaaaatgtgttggaatatcttttttactgcttcttTCAAAATGACGACTTTTTCATGTTCAGTTTGTACGAGCTAATAAAGCAATGCATTAAACACATATTTGTGCACGCGAAGGATAAGCATTTGttgtattacatttttttaaagaacatATTAATAACTGATAACTTTTGCATGAAGACtttctacataaaaaaatttatcgaGTTGTTTTACAAGCATGATAGTAATTATGTGTACTTTGTTTTGAATAAGGAGTATTCTGACTtgcgaaaatattttgatatGCCCCTCGAGGAGGAGCAAGAAGGAAGATGCATCCAAGCAGATCGAACAAAACCTGGACCAAACAACGTAAACAGTTTTATTAGCGTGAGCAGCGTGAACAGTGTGAAGAGTTCCAAGGAAATGACAAGCAgacgttattttttatttttaatgaagcaattgttggagaaaaaagacgTAGACGAAATTGCGTACAACTGTGTTGTGGACCAAATGGAGGATAACATCTTCCTGAATTACAAGATTGTGAAACCTGGAGCGAACGtgttggagaaaaatgccCCTAATATGAAAGGGAAGacgctggaaaaaaagtttttgatttacaattttcactCTTTAGAAAATATCGCCTTCTTAGAGCTGTACACATTATGCACTTTGCGAAAGTACGAATCCATCGAAGTGGTAAATTACAAAGGTGACTACTTCTATCAGCTCAGGAAGAATGTTTTGctaaatgtgaaaattttaaacaactttttttacttctcgAATGACGAACTTGTGctgtccattttgtccttcatTTGCGAAAACAAATATTTGAACCTCTGTGATTTGTATCTATTCCGCACCTTTTTAATCACCTCCATAACGAATATTTCGAGGACGAGTCGGGATGCCTACAGGAAGTACATTCTTCTGTTTTTCGAGaagttttttatatattaccAGAGGATGGTCGAGATGGATAAGCGGAGGGGCTACAACATCGAGccggggaaggaaaaaaaaatacatgggGAGGATATTCTCCATATGGAGAGAAATTGCCAAGTGGGAGGAGCACACCTCGAGGGGGATATAAACATAGGTGCAACCCATGTGGATAAACACTCATTTGAAGTCCAAAAAGTTCTTTCCTTTCTGTATGGAAATGTTGACGTACTGCGAGAAGACCCGTTTTGCGATTCACAAAAGTACGTTTACTCGACCTGCATATTTCATTCTgctgacgaaaaaaaagtagaccACAGGAAGGGGATATTCCTATACAATTACTACCTCAtgaatatcttttttattctgtttaAGAACACTAATAAAGACATGGGCATCGAAGCAACTGTGTACTGCTCGGACATACTAAACACGGTAGTGGATTATTGCGCACATTtcgaaaatttaaattttttttttttcctattcaATGCCAAAACGACATGGAAGGAATTTTACCTAATATCGAAAGAGATCTTTTTCAAAACTGTGAATATAATTTTGCTAAAAAGAGAAAGCTTTGCCTGCTTAAATAATGCATTCATTCCATTAGTAAAATCGCACAGACAGGTGGACCATTCGTTTTACGCCTTCTTACTAAGATTATGCTTCATTTCGTTAAATCATCGCAGGGAGGTGAACAAGAGGGAAGACGGAATGGTCACCCACCTTCTCACTCCCACAAGTAGTGATAACCATGAGGTATACGAACGGGTAAATAATATGCGCCGGTACCCGAATAGGGATGGTGCCCCCCCATGTGACTTTTTCAGTTGTCTCATTAAATGGAGCAACATTGAACATATAAAGGAGGACAACagatatttaataaattacgTAAACTATCTATTCGGTGATAGCGGCGATAGAGTCCAGAACGGTGAGAACGGTGAGAATTGTGAGAACCGTGAGAGCGGCGCGACGATAAACATCCCATTGTACATATTCGAAAGTTTTATTAACAAActtaaaagagaaaatatcGTAAAATTAACCAAACACGAGGACGTAGAAAATTGCGAAATGTATAAATTGGCGTACTACATAAACGAGTTTATTTTGTACCTTAAGGACAACATGGATTTCAGCAAAGACATAGAGAGGGAAGCGTTTAGGAAGCACTTCTGCGAAATTAGCTTGTGCAGTTCGAACACATATTTGAATTTCGAGCAATATAAGCTGTTCCGTGTTCCGAGCGAGGAGGTTGAATCGTCCGATGGCTGCCACTTAATATTGTTAAAAGTCTACATCTGCAACGTACTGCACCATTTTATCAGTTATTTGAACTTCCTATTTTTGAATGAGTCGAAgagcttttttttcgactgCAGAGGACACCTAATTTTTGAGGACGAAAGTGAGAAGGAAGCAACGTCTATTGTCATTTGGTTGTCTATCAAGTACATATGCATTTTGTTCACTTCCATCGTTGACTTTtcctttaaatttaatattaccACTTCTGAGGGAAGTGACAACCGGGGGAGACACCACCAATCCGCGTTAGAAAATTGCGACTCGAAATGTGAAAGTACAAGGGATGCAAACTATGgcagtggaaagaaaaacatttctttgttcttttttcacaGTACAGAAATTCATCTGATCATTCAGAACCTTCTGTGTCTGCTGCTGCACTCCAAGCATATAGCATGCCAGCAGTATCTGTCGGATTGCCTGCTGGATGTCTGCAGAATTATAGTCATGAGGAGTGGCGAGAGTATGCAAACCATTCCGTTGTTCTACGTGTACatcattttgcttatttttaaaaaggaggggggggaatcGAAATGTACGGGGGAATCGAAATGTTCGGGGGAAGATGGCAAGCAAGTGGACAAAGCTCCCGAGGGGCGCGGCCATATGGCTTCGGACGAGCCCGTCTCGAACGAAAACCCAGAGGACGCAGAACCCAACTTTGAGTTCCTAACGGGAATTATCAGCCGACTGAACAAAATGCTCACGGcgaaggaggaaaacaaTGTGGACGTAAGTGACATTTTATccgcacattttttaaaaggcaaATTTAcgccccccaaatgggagcCGCATGATCATCCCGTAGTTCAAAACGCCACCCAaaggggaagcggtgaaCCCAAGTGTGCGACAACTCCCCATGCGAATCATAACTTCAAGCTAAATGACAAACTAAACATGCTCATTTGGGATGATCAGCGAATTAACACAAATTTTCTGAGAAAGTCGAGTAACATGTGCCTAGCGCTGAGCTCTTTGGCCAAGTCGTATAAAGCAAAAGAGCAGTACATCATATACAATTttgtcataaaaattataatcaaTTATTTGCTTAACGGAAataataagtataaaaagGTCATTTGTGTGAACattataaaacatatatacaccaTTATTGATAATAAAACGCTTTATGAGTACATGAAtgatatttacaaaatagcTTTAATTTACTACAagagtaaatttttttgtttgaaaaGTTCAAGTACATCACTGTACAACATTTTAACCAAACGTCTGTTGGCCAAGCTGAATTACTCCTACCATGTGTCGTCCaatatgtattatttctGTACGGGCAGCAAAAgaagaatatttaaaaacatcaatttgactttttttgatttattaaATTCGGTCAATTTGttaaagatatttttaaatgtatttataaaaaagggcaaatttttaaatgcacatgattttagcaaaaatgaatgtaaACCCTTTTTTAACTATTCCAATTTTTATGCCCAATttatccccattttgataTTTCTGTcaaatattatcatttttaacaatgaCGATTATTTCTTACTAAGAAATGTGAAGGGGGATTTGCAGGCTGCGCATAGCGCACACCAGTTTTCGCCACATAGTGCCTCTCCGATGGACACAGGGGGGCAAACTGTAGAAGAAAGTGACAGCCCTAGAGATCTGCaagaagagggggaaaacgCAGAATGGGCAGAAGCTCCTAAGGGTAATCACCCCTCGAACGATCCAGGTGGGGAAAATCAAACCCAAATAAGCAACATGAACAtatacttcctttttgtgaaacATCTGAAAAAGTTACTCACCTATGGCAACTACTTCGTCCAAGTGCTCATTTGCAGAATAATCGTCaatgtgtatatgcacatataccTAAAGCTGAAGAAAGAAAACCtgatttttaactttttaaacaaaattgtaataaaCGCCATGGAAGagcataataaaaattgctatCTGCTTCTCTTCATAGAATTTGTGAGGAGGAAGGAGTCCAAAACGTTAgtagaggaaaataaaaaaaagttcagaaaaatattcttccaGTTTTTATTCCTATTTGTGAGAACCGAAAGGTATGTAGAGGTTTTGctaattttgcaaatattaAATATCCTGTATAGTAAGATATCCATTTCATTGGACCAAAATGTTGTGGCTCTCCTGTTTAGACGATTGACACTATATCAGGATGACATGTTCATATCCGTTTTGGTGAATGAACTGCTGATGAAGATAACTAAGCGggttgaaaattttgttgcCCTTCTGGACATATACGCATCGAGTAAGAACGAGAGGCACATAGAGTCGTTCCTCTACAACTGgtttttgcacacaaaaaagaggcacaAGAAGGAGTTTCAAATAAGGGAGAAGCAGCTCGGCGAATTGTCAAATTATAGTTCTTTTAAGTTTTTCTCTGAATGtgataaaaagggggtgagCACTCCCCTGGGTGATGAATGGTTAGATGGGACTAAACGAAGTGCCTCGGGCGATAGTGAAGGAGAGGTCCATGGAGGGGACGGTAAAACGGACGAATCGGTGGACAAATCGGTGGACGAATCGGTGGACGAATCGGTGGATGAAAGGATGTACATCTACCTGTACCTTTTACTTTTCCAAATAGCCCACACGTATAAGgacaacataaaaattaacaagtaCTGCTTCAGTATCCTGTTGAcaattgtaaattttatatcCATTGAAAATTTGTTCTTGTTCGAGCGTATGCAGCAGTATTACATGGAACACGTTAAACAGAACTACCTAGACAAGTACATCATTTCGTATAGCTACCTTATATGCGTGAAATATTTATCCATTGCGCAGAAGGCAGAAGGTAAGAAGAGTCAGAAGGAGCGCAGCGAACCTGGCAACAGATTTATCGAAGCGATTTACAACTTTATCGACAGAGAGAAGGAGCGCATTGCTTCATCTCGCAATTGTAACTCGAAGGAATCTCTTTTCAACTATGCATACTTTtactttctcctttttctaaatttgCTGTCCCGTCTGTGTAACAAAAATTCGGTGACGTATACgaaatattttgtgaagGCCTTCATGAACTACGGAATTGTTGAATATCACTACGATCGTctagaggaggaggaagcaaaaatgaaaaatctcAACGCAGGTGGAAGTGATGATATTGGGAAAGATGTCACGGTGCCCAAGGGAGGAGAAACGCATTCTTCACTTGACTACCCTACCGGAGATGATTTACCAAATTGGAGCACCAGAAAtggagcgaaaaaaaataacaaaaatgaaatgttcCATGTGACACAATTTTCGAAGAATAATTATCCCCCTGAAGGTACCCCCCAAGTGAATACCCCAAATTATACGCTACCCACGGAAGAGGGTAAAACCCGCAATGAGCAAACAACTGCGTACACAAAATACAAAGAATGGTATAAGACAGATTTGAACCAGTGGATAACGCAGGTAGTGAAAAACAAAGTGAGGAACCAAAATATTACATTCGATGTTGTGTATGTCAAAAATCCACTGAAGCATCTGAGAGGGCATAACTTGTTTACCGCCTTCTTTGTGGCACTTTACTCTTGCCTGATATTTATGATAAATGATGAAAACGAACTGATAAGGTACAAGGCCAAAATTGTAGTGTTGCACATGATGAGGAAGAACACGTTAAATGTGTATCGAACTATGAAAGACATAATATGTGTTGAGTTCTTCATTTATTACCTTTCCAAGTGGCACCAACATCTGGCCCTACACGTATTAACCTTTTGTATATGCCAAACGAAGAGCTGCATTAGAGATAGCTTCTATTACAACCCtgttaaattatttgatCAGGAAAAGTACAATTTGTATATTAACAATGTGTTACTGAACCAtttgtttgtattttattatctATTTAATATCAGTGCTATTTACGCGGGGGGAAATCCGAGAGGGGGGATTACCGACTTTTACCGCTTCGTCGACACGTTAGgtggccaaaaaaaggacgccTTCGTGAGAAATGTAAACGTTGAAAATACAGCCCCGATTCTTTCGAAGGAGGAAACCAGTTTGGATGGACATGATTTATACGTGTTGAAAAATAGTGCCGTTTGGGAAAAGGTACTGGAAAGATTAGTCCGTAAGCGTGTCTTTTGTACGGAGTGCCATACTTTGGGTGATAAAGCGGAAGGACCCCCTAGTACCTCCTGCTTGGTATCATGCAGGAAAATGCTGGTGACTTCCTACATGGAAACCTTTCTAATATTCCTACGAATGGGCTACATCGCAGATATTAAGAAGAGCCTAGACTATTATTCGCACCTCCTACGGTcctacaaaaatgtggaccTTTTTGATTccaattttgtcatttgcTGGAGCAACCTGttcaacaaaataattattcttcTAATcaacatattcattttttttcaaaaaagtatATCCCTATATTACAACAGTTATTTTtacgaagaaataaatatgattaaGTCGAAGACCGCGTCAATTTATGGCACCTTCAAATTGGTAAGATATGAAATGAATCCGTTTTTACTGAAAACTATGGAGCTTCTGTTATCCATCATGGGCActgcctttttaaaaaacggcAACTTCTTTTCAGATATATACACGTTGTTATACTCTTTGAAGAGTTCCGTTTAG